The Temnothorax longispinosus isolate EJ_2023e chromosome 4, Tlon_JGU_v1, whole genome shotgun sequence genome has a window encoding:
- the LOC139810920 gene encoding uncharacterized protein isoform X3, whose amino-acid sequence MEFSWALQHQSNDQNGRNHPNDHHEDANIINQVCARRVLSVTGRGDFVGGIDNEALDFSQLEDFINSDSEQPATYFADTLAHNENGGGTVSHGGRIEAPTSQPVAQQQPPPSRLPSPQMTQAHPVSIACASGTTTVPNNVGYKDPQAYVHPHALPESPPDSGSEPPYSPPGHNDTQHVHSPHQKAALKEILLHHQNNQYSSNLLPPSPRTLPATTDPLLLTPVLTSHLTSGTPNLSTQPQIGPPLVPLPHEHSPAGINTLYSSLQSAPKKRKLSQDGLIHVKQEPELGTVEHSCSSSSAVLDSDEVADGTYIDASYQCIRFHPFQQTSWHVLCDHNLKELPVPHYRVDADKGFNFSNSDDAFVCQKKNHFQITCHVQLQGEAVFVRTGEGLKKISGFQLHFYGVKVESPSQTIRVEQSQSDRSKKPFHPVTVELGGERVTKVTVGRLHFSETTSNNMRKKGKPNPDQRYFHLVVGLHAHTADQASYQVVAHASERIIVRASNPGQFESEGTGVGAEGGWQRGAAPDSVYHAGRVGINTDRPDEALVVHGNMKVTGHIVQPSDVRAKQSVQEVDTREQLRNVQQLRVVRYRYAPEFAQHSGLDIKQEDTGVIAQEVQQVLPEAVLPAGDIVLPNGQRIENFLVVNKERIFMENVGAVKELCKVTDSLETRIDQLERINKRLAKLKRGDSLKSSISTVSSISGTKYSSSINNKSSLHGKTKRFEREEELLCSNKFIQIIIVILILIMAFCLVAMATLYFLEYQKRSSVEWSAMASNGMLAIGPAHPPTMSTTSNYEHRYNSLLHSTLSPFYTKQGSYTRELDGGLSVKSNSFTTPPPHTKHQLYSQEITWYPMSHPGPQPKHEKNNEFPGNWLSRNGAGAVPSNVDENDQGSDIDSSSANKGPVPLGRPEECPAHFTELESPCQIYCCTAEIHHVEDPQPDHPPEKKSISDHLEQPLSMPHEEKRKLSKGFQNGISPSDPSTQTLVKETNYKYLHKRTRRETGGGDWGEVASNAAGSLPPEPRPQLFVVAKNFNTSLDQRYCSPSSPDTPNNISCIVPLSKHMPDTHLTLHFVGMLWYWQRVQQCPFSSNPGMDETMVCGWSYTMQQQPQYIESNNQPGDQSFPLDVAHYLRKTLKFRIPVMQPQENICKSKHDVDYLEFTLHFYRDCEEQ is encoded by the exons ATGGAATTTTCGTGGGCACTTCAGCATCAATCTAACGATCAAAATGGACGAAATCATCCGAATGATCATCATGAAGAcgctaatattattaatcaagtTTGCGCTCGTCGCGTGCTTAGCGTGACAg GTCGTGGTGATTTCGTCGGCGGGATAGACAACGAAGCCTTGGATTTTTCGCAGTTAGAGGACTTTATCAACAGTGACAGTGAACAGCCCGCGAC ATATTTCGCGGATACCCTTGCCCACAATGAAAATGGAGGTGGAACGGTGTCCCACGGTGGCCGGATCGAGGCACCCACGTCACAACCGGTTGCCCAACAGCAGCCGCCACCATCGCGACTACCTTCGCCGCAGATGACGCAGGCTCATCCAGTTTCGATAGCGTGCGCTTCCGGTACCACGACGGTACCCAACAACGTCGGCTACAAAGATCCGCAGGCGTATGTTCACCC ACACGCGCTACCGGAAAGTCCACCGGATAGCGGAAGTGAGCCACCGTATTCACCGCCGGGACATAATGACACTCAACACGTACATTCGCCAC ATCAAAAGGCAGCTTTGAAAGAGATACTTCTGCATCATCAAAACAATCAGTACTCTTCTAATTTGCTACCACCTTCTCCGAGAACGTTGCCTGCGACAACGGATCCTCTGTTGTTAACGCCGGTCCTGACATCTCATCTCACGTCGGGAACGCCGAATCTTTCGACGCAGCCTCAGATAGGACCGCCTTTGGTACCGTTGCCGCATGAACACAGTCCGGCTGGCATTAACACGCTATACTCCTCCCTGCAATCGGCCCCAAAAAAGAGGAAACTCAGCCAAGATGGCCTTATTCACGTCAAACAG GAACCCGAACTGGGTACCGTGGAGCACAGTTGCAGCAGCAGTAGCGCAGTGCTAGACAGTGACGAAGTTGCTGACGGCACGTACATCGACGCTAGTTATCAGTGTATTCGATTTCATCCTTTCCAGCAAACATCTTGGCATGTTCTTTGCGATCATAATCTCAAAGAGTTACCGGTACCACATTACAGAGTGGATGCCGACAAAGGGTTTAATTTTAGCAATTCGGACGATGCGTTTGTTTGTCAGAAGAAGAATCATTTTCAG ATAACATGTCACGTGCAGCTTCAAGGGGAGGCCGTATTTGTTAGGACTGGCGAAGGCTTAAAGAAAATAAGCGGTTTTCAATTACATTTCTACGGAGTTAAAGTGGAATCTCCGTCGCAAACGATCAGAGTCGAACAAAGTCAAAGCGACAGAAGCAAGAAACCATTCCATCCTGTAAC AGTCGAATTAGGTGGCGAACGTGTAACAAAAGTGACGGTCGGCCGCTTGCACTTTAGCGAAACTACAAGCAATAATATGCGTAAAAAGGGAAAACCAAATCCGGACCAGAGGTATTTTCATTTGGTTGTCGGATTGCACGCTCATACCGCAGACCAAGCCAGTTATCAAGTAGTGGCTCACGCATCGGAACGTATAATTGTCAGA GCGAGTAACCCGGGACAGTTTGAATCAGAAGGCACTGGCGTGGGTGCTGAAGGTGGATGGCAGAGAGGAGCAGCTCCAGATAGCGTATATCATGCCGGCAGGGTTGGAATTAATACGGATAGACCAGATGAAGCTCTTGTTGTACATGGCAATATGAAG GTAACCGGTCACATCGTTCAACCCAGCGACGTAAGAGCGAAACAAAGCGTTCAAGAAGTTGACACGCGCGAACAATTACGGAACGTACAACAATTACGCGTTGTTCGTTATCGATACGCTCCGGAATTCGCGCAACATTCGGGTCTTGATATCAAACAGGAAGATACTGGCGTCATAGCGCAAGAGGTTCAGCAAGTTCTACCGGAAGCGGTGCTACCGGCAGGTGATATAGTTCTGCCAAATGGTCagagaattgaaaatttcttagTGGTAAATAAGGAGAGAATATTTATGGAGAACGTTGGGGCTGTCAAGGAATTATGCAAg GTGACGGACAGTCTAGAAACGAGAATAGATCAACTAGagagaataaataaacgactagcaaaattaaaaagaggTGATAGTCTAAAGAGTTCCATCAGCACAGTATCTAGTATATCAGGCACGAAATATTCGTCATCTATCAATAATAAGTCATCTTTGCACGGAAAGACGAAAAGGTtcgaaagagaggaagagctTCTCTGcagcaataaatttattcaaattatcatTGTTATACTTATTCTCATCATGGCATTTTG tcTAGTTGCAATGGCAACATTATATTTCTTAGAATATCAGAAACGCAGTAGCGTTGAATGGTCCGCCATGGCAAGCAATGGAATGTTGGCTATTGGTCCGGCTCATCCGCCAACAATGTCTACCACTTCTAATTATGAGCATCGATATAACTCCTTGTTACATAGCACGTTATCCCCTTTTTATACTAAGCAAGGATCTTACACGAGGGAATTAGACGGAGGATTATCTGTCAAAAGTAATTCCTTCACCACACCGCCTCCGCACACGAAACATCAACTGTACTCTCAGGAAATAACGTGGTATCCGATGAGCCATCCGGGTCCCCAACctaaacatgaaaaaaataa cGAATTCCCGGGAAATTGGCTTAGTAGAAATGGTGCAGGTGCTGTTCCTAGCAATGTAGATGAGAATGATCAAGGCTCGGATATAGATTCTTCATCTGCTAACAAAGGTCCAGTTCCTTTAGGAAGGCCTGAAGAATGCCCCGCACATTTTACTGAACTCGAAAGTCCATGTCAG ATATATTGTTGTACAGCTGAGATTCATCACGTGGAAGATCCTCAGCCTGATCATCCACCAGAAAAAAAGTCCATCT caGATCATTTGGAACAGCCATTAAGTATGCCGCatgaagaaaaacgaaaattaaGTAAGGGTTTCCAAAATGGTATTAGTCCATCCGATCCTAGCACTCAAACTCTTGTGAAAGAG ACCAATTACAAGTATTTGCATAAACGAACAAGGCGAGAAACTGGTGGTGGAGATTGGGGAGAAGTGGCTAGCAACGCTGCAGGATCACTGCCACCAGAGCCTAGACCACAATTATTCGTAGTAGCAAAAAACTTCAACACATCTTTGGATCAGAGATATTGTTCCCCATCGTCACCAGATACACCTAACAACATTAGTTGCATTGTACCTTTGTCAAAACATATGCCAGATACGCATTTAACATTACATTTTGT CGGTATGCTGTGGTATTGGCAACGCGTGCAGCAGTGTCCTTTTTCATCAAATCCTGGTATGGATGAGACAATGGTATGTGGTTGGAGCTATACCATGCAGCAACAACCTCAGTATATCGAAAGTAATAATCAACCGGGTGATCAGTCTTTTCCTCTTGATGTCGCTCATTACCTTAGAAAAACTTTAAAGTTTCGAATACCTGTAATGCAACCTCAAGAG aataTTTGCAAAAGTAAGCATGATGTCGACTATTTGGAATTTACGTTGCACTTTTACCGAGACTGCGAAGAACAATGA
- the LOC139810920 gene encoding uncharacterized protein isoform X1, translating into MEFSWALQHQSNDQNGRNHPNDHHEDANIINQVCARRVLSVTGRGDFVGGIDNEALDFSQLEDFINSDSEQPATYFADTLAHNENGGGTVSHGGRIEAPTSQPVAQQQPPPSRLPSPQMTQAHPVSIACASGTTTVPNNVGYKDPQAYVHPHALPESPPDSGSEPPYSPPGHNDTQHVHSPHQKAALKEILLHHQNNQYSSNLLPPSPRTLPATTDPLLLTPVLTSHLTSGTPNLSTQPQIGPPLVPLPHEHSPAGINTLYSSLQSAPKKRKLSQDGLIHVKQEPELGTVEHSCSSSSAVLDSDEVADGTYIDASYQCIRFHPFQQTSWHVLCDHNLKELPVPHYRVDADKGFNFSNSDDAFVCQKKNHFQITCHVQLQGEAVFVRTGEGLKKISGFQLHFYGVKVESPSQTIRVEQSQSDRSKKPFHPVTSCYRVELGGERVTKVTVGRLHFSETTSNNMRKKGKPNPDQRYFHLVVGLHAHTADQASYQVVAHASERIIVRASNPGQFESEGTGVGAEGGWQRGAAPDSVYHAGRVGINTDRPDEALVVHGNMKVTGHIVQPSDVRAKQSVQEVDTREQLRNVQQLRVVRYRYAPEFAQHSGLDIKQEDTGVIAQEVQQVLPEAVLPAGDIVLPNGQRIENFLVVNKERIFMENVGAVKELCKVTDSLETRIDQLERINKRLAKLKRGDSLKSSISTVSSISGTKYSSSINNKSSLHGKTKRFEREEELLCSNKFIQIIIVILILIMAFCLVAMATLYFLEYQKRSSVEWSAMASNGMLAIGPAHPPTMSTTSNYEHRYNSLLHSTLSPFYTKQGSYTRELDGGLSVKSNSFTTPPPHTKHQLYSQEITWYPMSHPGPQPKHEKNNEFPGNWLSRNGAGAVPSNVDENDQGSDIDSSSANKGPVPLGRPEECPAHFTELESPCQIYCCTAEIHHVEDPQPDHPPEKKSISDHLEQPLSMPHEEKRKLSKGFQNGISPSDPSTQTLVKETNYKYLHKRTRRETGGGDWGEVASNAAGSLPPEPRPQLFVVAKNFNTSLDQRYCSPSSPDTPNNISCIVPLSKHMPDTHLTLHFVGMLWYWQRVQQCPFSSNPGMDETMVCGWSYTMQQQPQYIESNNQPGDQSFPLDVAHYLRKTLKFRIPVMQPQENICKSKHDVDYLEFTLHFYRDCEEQ; encoded by the exons ATGGAATTTTCGTGGGCACTTCAGCATCAATCTAACGATCAAAATGGACGAAATCATCCGAATGATCATCATGAAGAcgctaatattattaatcaagtTTGCGCTCGTCGCGTGCTTAGCGTGACAg GTCGTGGTGATTTCGTCGGCGGGATAGACAACGAAGCCTTGGATTTTTCGCAGTTAGAGGACTTTATCAACAGTGACAGTGAACAGCCCGCGAC ATATTTCGCGGATACCCTTGCCCACAATGAAAATGGAGGTGGAACGGTGTCCCACGGTGGCCGGATCGAGGCACCCACGTCACAACCGGTTGCCCAACAGCAGCCGCCACCATCGCGACTACCTTCGCCGCAGATGACGCAGGCTCATCCAGTTTCGATAGCGTGCGCTTCCGGTACCACGACGGTACCCAACAACGTCGGCTACAAAGATCCGCAGGCGTATGTTCACCC ACACGCGCTACCGGAAAGTCCACCGGATAGCGGAAGTGAGCCACCGTATTCACCGCCGGGACATAATGACACTCAACACGTACATTCGCCAC ATCAAAAGGCAGCTTTGAAAGAGATACTTCTGCATCATCAAAACAATCAGTACTCTTCTAATTTGCTACCACCTTCTCCGAGAACGTTGCCTGCGACAACGGATCCTCTGTTGTTAACGCCGGTCCTGACATCTCATCTCACGTCGGGAACGCCGAATCTTTCGACGCAGCCTCAGATAGGACCGCCTTTGGTACCGTTGCCGCATGAACACAGTCCGGCTGGCATTAACACGCTATACTCCTCCCTGCAATCGGCCCCAAAAAAGAGGAAACTCAGCCAAGATGGCCTTATTCACGTCAAACAG GAACCCGAACTGGGTACCGTGGAGCACAGTTGCAGCAGCAGTAGCGCAGTGCTAGACAGTGACGAAGTTGCTGACGGCACGTACATCGACGCTAGTTATCAGTGTATTCGATTTCATCCTTTCCAGCAAACATCTTGGCATGTTCTTTGCGATCATAATCTCAAAGAGTTACCGGTACCACATTACAGAGTGGATGCCGACAAAGGGTTTAATTTTAGCAATTCGGACGATGCGTTTGTTTGTCAGAAGAAGAATCATTTTCAG ATAACATGTCACGTGCAGCTTCAAGGGGAGGCCGTATTTGTTAGGACTGGCGAAGGCTTAAAGAAAATAAGCGGTTTTCAATTACATTTCTACGGAGTTAAAGTGGAATCTCCGTCGCAAACGATCAGAGTCGAACAAAGTCAAAGCGACAGAAGCAAGAAACCATTCCATCCTGTAAC ATCATGTTACAGAGTCGAATTAGGTGGCGAACGTGTAACAAAAGTGACGGTCGGCCGCTTGCACTTTAGCGAAACTACAAGCAATAATATGCGTAAAAAGGGAAAACCAAATCCGGACCAGAGGTATTTTCATTTGGTTGTCGGATTGCACGCTCATACCGCAGACCAAGCCAGTTATCAAGTAGTGGCTCACGCATCGGAACGTATAATTGTCAGA GCGAGTAACCCGGGACAGTTTGAATCAGAAGGCACTGGCGTGGGTGCTGAAGGTGGATGGCAGAGAGGAGCAGCTCCAGATAGCGTATATCATGCCGGCAGGGTTGGAATTAATACGGATAGACCAGATGAAGCTCTTGTTGTACATGGCAATATGAAG GTAACCGGTCACATCGTTCAACCCAGCGACGTAAGAGCGAAACAAAGCGTTCAAGAAGTTGACACGCGCGAACAATTACGGAACGTACAACAATTACGCGTTGTTCGTTATCGATACGCTCCGGAATTCGCGCAACATTCGGGTCTTGATATCAAACAGGAAGATACTGGCGTCATAGCGCAAGAGGTTCAGCAAGTTCTACCGGAAGCGGTGCTACCGGCAGGTGATATAGTTCTGCCAAATGGTCagagaattgaaaatttcttagTGGTAAATAAGGAGAGAATATTTATGGAGAACGTTGGGGCTGTCAAGGAATTATGCAAg GTGACGGACAGTCTAGAAACGAGAATAGATCAACTAGagagaataaataaacgactagcaaaattaaaaagaggTGATAGTCTAAAGAGTTCCATCAGCACAGTATCTAGTATATCAGGCACGAAATATTCGTCATCTATCAATAATAAGTCATCTTTGCACGGAAAGACGAAAAGGTtcgaaagagaggaagagctTCTCTGcagcaataaatttattcaaattatcatTGTTATACTTATTCTCATCATGGCATTTTG tcTAGTTGCAATGGCAACATTATATTTCTTAGAATATCAGAAACGCAGTAGCGTTGAATGGTCCGCCATGGCAAGCAATGGAATGTTGGCTATTGGTCCGGCTCATCCGCCAACAATGTCTACCACTTCTAATTATGAGCATCGATATAACTCCTTGTTACATAGCACGTTATCCCCTTTTTATACTAAGCAAGGATCTTACACGAGGGAATTAGACGGAGGATTATCTGTCAAAAGTAATTCCTTCACCACACCGCCTCCGCACACGAAACATCAACTGTACTCTCAGGAAATAACGTGGTATCCGATGAGCCATCCGGGTCCCCAACctaaacatgaaaaaaataa cGAATTCCCGGGAAATTGGCTTAGTAGAAATGGTGCAGGTGCTGTTCCTAGCAATGTAGATGAGAATGATCAAGGCTCGGATATAGATTCTTCATCTGCTAACAAAGGTCCAGTTCCTTTAGGAAGGCCTGAAGAATGCCCCGCACATTTTACTGAACTCGAAAGTCCATGTCAG ATATATTGTTGTACAGCTGAGATTCATCACGTGGAAGATCCTCAGCCTGATCATCCACCAGAAAAAAAGTCCATCT caGATCATTTGGAACAGCCATTAAGTATGCCGCatgaagaaaaacgaaaattaaGTAAGGGTTTCCAAAATGGTATTAGTCCATCCGATCCTAGCACTCAAACTCTTGTGAAAGAG ACCAATTACAAGTATTTGCATAAACGAACAAGGCGAGAAACTGGTGGTGGAGATTGGGGAGAAGTGGCTAGCAACGCTGCAGGATCACTGCCACCAGAGCCTAGACCACAATTATTCGTAGTAGCAAAAAACTTCAACACATCTTTGGATCAGAGATATTGTTCCCCATCGTCACCAGATACACCTAACAACATTAGTTGCATTGTACCTTTGTCAAAACATATGCCAGATACGCATTTAACATTACATTTTGT CGGTATGCTGTGGTATTGGCAACGCGTGCAGCAGTGTCCTTTTTCATCAAATCCTGGTATGGATGAGACAATGGTATGTGGTTGGAGCTATACCATGCAGCAACAACCTCAGTATATCGAAAGTAATAATCAACCGGGTGATCAGTCTTTTCCTCTTGATGTCGCTCATTACCTTAGAAAAACTTTAAAGTTTCGAATACCTGTAATGCAACCTCAAGAG aataTTTGCAAAAGTAAGCATGATGTCGACTATTTGGAATTTACGTTGCACTTTTACCGAGACTGCGAAGAACAATGA
- the LOC139810920 gene encoding uncharacterized protein isoform X2, translated as MEFSWALQHQSNDQNGRNHPNDHHEDANIINQVCARRVLSVTGRGDFVGGIDNEALDFSQLEDFINSDSEQPATYFADTLAHNENGGGTVSHGGRIEAPTSQPVAQQQPPPSRLPSPQMTQAHPVSIACASGTTTVPNNVGYKDPQAYVHPHALPESPPDSGSEPPYSPPGHNDTQHVHSPHQKAALKEILLHHQNNQYSSNLLPPSPRTLPATTDPLLLTPVLTSHLTSGTPNLSTQPQIGPPLVPLPHEHSPAGINTLYSSLQSAPKKRKLSQDGLIHVKQEPELGTVEHSCSSSSAVLDSDEVADGTYIDASYQCIRFHPFQQTSWHVLCDHNLKELPVPHYRVDADKGFNFSNSDDAFVCQKKNHFQITCHVQLQGEAVFVRTGEGLKKISGFQLHFYGVKVESPSQTIRVEQSQSDRSKKPFHPVTSCYRVELGGERVTKVTVGRLHFSETTSNNMRKKGKPNPDQRYFHLVVGLHAHTADQASYQVVAHASERIIVRASNPGQFESEGTGVGAEGGWQRGAAPDSVYHAGRVGINTDRPDEALVVHGNMKVTGHIVQPSDVRAKQSVQEVDTREQLRNVQQLRVVRYRYAPEFAQHSGLDIKQEDTGVIAQEVQQVLPEAVLPAGDIVLPNGQRIENFLVVNKERIFMENVGAVKELCKVTDSLETRIDQLERINKRLAKLKRGDSLKSSISTVSSISGTKYSSSINNKSSLHGKTKRFEREEELLCSNKFIQIIIVILILIMAFCLVAMATLYFLEYQKRSSVEWSAMASNGMLAIGPAHPPTMSTTSNYEHRYNSLLHSTLSPFYTKQGSYTRELDGGLSVKSNSFTTPPPHTKHQLYSQEITWYPMSHPGPQPKHEKNNEFPGNWLSRNGAGAVPSNVDENDQGSDIDSSSANKGPVPLGRPEECPAHFTELESPCQIYCCTAEIHHVEDPQPDHPPEKKSIYHLEQPLSMPHEEKRKLSKGFQNGISPSDPSTQTLVKETNYKYLHKRTRRETGGGDWGEVASNAAGSLPPEPRPQLFVVAKNFNTSLDQRYCSPSSPDTPNNISCIVPLSKHMPDTHLTLHFVGMLWYWQRVQQCPFSSNPGMDETMVCGWSYTMQQQPQYIESNNQPGDQSFPLDVAHYLRKTLKFRIPVMQPQENICKSKHDVDYLEFTLHFYRDCEEQ; from the exons ATGGAATTTTCGTGGGCACTTCAGCATCAATCTAACGATCAAAATGGACGAAATCATCCGAATGATCATCATGAAGAcgctaatattattaatcaagtTTGCGCTCGTCGCGTGCTTAGCGTGACAg GTCGTGGTGATTTCGTCGGCGGGATAGACAACGAAGCCTTGGATTTTTCGCAGTTAGAGGACTTTATCAACAGTGACAGTGAACAGCCCGCGAC ATATTTCGCGGATACCCTTGCCCACAATGAAAATGGAGGTGGAACGGTGTCCCACGGTGGCCGGATCGAGGCACCCACGTCACAACCGGTTGCCCAACAGCAGCCGCCACCATCGCGACTACCTTCGCCGCAGATGACGCAGGCTCATCCAGTTTCGATAGCGTGCGCTTCCGGTACCACGACGGTACCCAACAACGTCGGCTACAAAGATCCGCAGGCGTATGTTCACCC ACACGCGCTACCGGAAAGTCCACCGGATAGCGGAAGTGAGCCACCGTATTCACCGCCGGGACATAATGACACTCAACACGTACATTCGCCAC ATCAAAAGGCAGCTTTGAAAGAGATACTTCTGCATCATCAAAACAATCAGTACTCTTCTAATTTGCTACCACCTTCTCCGAGAACGTTGCCTGCGACAACGGATCCTCTGTTGTTAACGCCGGTCCTGACATCTCATCTCACGTCGGGAACGCCGAATCTTTCGACGCAGCCTCAGATAGGACCGCCTTTGGTACCGTTGCCGCATGAACACAGTCCGGCTGGCATTAACACGCTATACTCCTCCCTGCAATCGGCCCCAAAAAAGAGGAAACTCAGCCAAGATGGCCTTATTCACGTCAAACAG GAACCCGAACTGGGTACCGTGGAGCACAGTTGCAGCAGCAGTAGCGCAGTGCTAGACAGTGACGAAGTTGCTGACGGCACGTACATCGACGCTAGTTATCAGTGTATTCGATTTCATCCTTTCCAGCAAACATCTTGGCATGTTCTTTGCGATCATAATCTCAAAGAGTTACCGGTACCACATTACAGAGTGGATGCCGACAAAGGGTTTAATTTTAGCAATTCGGACGATGCGTTTGTTTGTCAGAAGAAGAATCATTTTCAG ATAACATGTCACGTGCAGCTTCAAGGGGAGGCCGTATTTGTTAGGACTGGCGAAGGCTTAAAGAAAATAAGCGGTTTTCAATTACATTTCTACGGAGTTAAAGTGGAATCTCCGTCGCAAACGATCAGAGTCGAACAAAGTCAAAGCGACAGAAGCAAGAAACCATTCCATCCTGTAAC ATCATGTTACAGAGTCGAATTAGGTGGCGAACGTGTAACAAAAGTGACGGTCGGCCGCTTGCACTTTAGCGAAACTACAAGCAATAATATGCGTAAAAAGGGAAAACCAAATCCGGACCAGAGGTATTTTCATTTGGTTGTCGGATTGCACGCTCATACCGCAGACCAAGCCAGTTATCAAGTAGTGGCTCACGCATCGGAACGTATAATTGTCAGA GCGAGTAACCCGGGACAGTTTGAATCAGAAGGCACTGGCGTGGGTGCTGAAGGTGGATGGCAGAGAGGAGCAGCTCCAGATAGCGTATATCATGCCGGCAGGGTTGGAATTAATACGGATAGACCAGATGAAGCTCTTGTTGTACATGGCAATATGAAG GTAACCGGTCACATCGTTCAACCCAGCGACGTAAGAGCGAAACAAAGCGTTCAAGAAGTTGACACGCGCGAACAATTACGGAACGTACAACAATTACGCGTTGTTCGTTATCGATACGCTCCGGAATTCGCGCAACATTCGGGTCTTGATATCAAACAGGAAGATACTGGCGTCATAGCGCAAGAGGTTCAGCAAGTTCTACCGGAAGCGGTGCTACCGGCAGGTGATATAGTTCTGCCAAATGGTCagagaattgaaaatttcttagTGGTAAATAAGGAGAGAATATTTATGGAGAACGTTGGGGCTGTCAAGGAATTATGCAAg GTGACGGACAGTCTAGAAACGAGAATAGATCAACTAGagagaataaataaacgactagcaaaattaaaaagaggTGATAGTCTAAAGAGTTCCATCAGCACAGTATCTAGTATATCAGGCACGAAATATTCGTCATCTATCAATAATAAGTCATCTTTGCACGGAAAGACGAAAAGGTtcgaaagagaggaagagctTCTCTGcagcaataaatttattcaaattatcatTGTTATACTTATTCTCATCATGGCATTTTG tcTAGTTGCAATGGCAACATTATATTTCTTAGAATATCAGAAACGCAGTAGCGTTGAATGGTCCGCCATGGCAAGCAATGGAATGTTGGCTATTGGTCCGGCTCATCCGCCAACAATGTCTACCACTTCTAATTATGAGCATCGATATAACTCCTTGTTACATAGCACGTTATCCCCTTTTTATACTAAGCAAGGATCTTACACGAGGGAATTAGACGGAGGATTATCTGTCAAAAGTAATTCCTTCACCACACCGCCTCCGCACACGAAACATCAACTGTACTCTCAGGAAATAACGTGGTATCCGATGAGCCATCCGGGTCCCCAACctaaacatgaaaaaaataa cGAATTCCCGGGAAATTGGCTTAGTAGAAATGGTGCAGGTGCTGTTCCTAGCAATGTAGATGAGAATGATCAAGGCTCGGATATAGATTCTTCATCTGCTAACAAAGGTCCAGTTCCTTTAGGAAGGCCTGAAGAATGCCCCGCACATTTTACTGAACTCGAAAGTCCATGTCAG ATATATTGTTGTACAGCTGAGATTCATCACGTGGAAGATCCTCAGCCTGATCATCCACCAGAAAAAAAGTCCATCT ATCATTTGGAACAGCCATTAAGTATGCCGCatgaagaaaaacgaaaattaaGTAAGGGTTTCCAAAATGGTATTAGTCCATCCGATCCTAGCACTCAAACTCTTGTGAAAGAG ACCAATTACAAGTATTTGCATAAACGAACAAGGCGAGAAACTGGTGGTGGAGATTGGGGAGAAGTGGCTAGCAACGCTGCAGGATCACTGCCACCAGAGCCTAGACCACAATTATTCGTAGTAGCAAAAAACTTCAACACATCTTTGGATCAGAGATATTGTTCCCCATCGTCACCAGATACACCTAACAACATTAGTTGCATTGTACCTTTGTCAAAACATATGCCAGATACGCATTTAACATTACATTTTGT CGGTATGCTGTGGTATTGGCAACGCGTGCAGCAGTGTCCTTTTTCATCAAATCCTGGTATGGATGAGACAATGGTATGTGGTTGGAGCTATACCATGCAGCAACAACCTCAGTATATCGAAAGTAATAATCAACCGGGTGATCAGTCTTTTCCTCTTGATGTCGCTCATTACCTTAGAAAAACTTTAAAGTTTCGAATACCTGTAATGCAACCTCAAGAG aataTTTGCAAAAGTAAGCATGATGTCGACTATTTGGAATTTACGTTGCACTTTTACCGAGACTGCGAAGAACAATGA